The sequence below is a genomic window from Deltaproteobacteria bacterium.
TATTCAAGAATTGAAAATTGAAAGTTTCTTGATTTTCCGGGTTTCCGTTCGGGTACGAATTCCTCTGAAGACGGGATTTTCGACCGGTAACCAGTAACGAGCAACGAACAAAAGGAGGGTGTATGAACAATAGAGGATGGACGAAACGGACAACCGTAGTTGCCGCCATGATTTTTGCCTTTTCCCTCGGCCTGGCCGGCAATGTTTCTGCCGAGGCTCCGGCTGCAAAAGCGGAAGCGGACGGAGCGCTCGAGATCAAAGGACAGGTCAAGGCGGTGTCAAACAAGGCCAAGACCATCTCTGTTACGGTAGGAGGCAAGGGCGTCGTCGTGGTCAGGTTCGATGATGCCACTGAATTCGTGAACTTCGAAAAGACGAAAGAGATCCAACCGCCGACCGGTGTTCTGGTCAAATATAAGACGGTCGGTCCTGACAAGGTGGCAACCTATATCAAAAAAACCCTCATAACGCTGCCGAGCGGGGTGACGGAGATCAAGACCAAGGAAGTGGCCGAATTGGTCGCAAAAGGATCTGTTGAAGGAGATTATTGTCTGATTGATTCGAGACCTGCAAAGATCGCCGCTGCGGAACACATCCCTACTGCCGTTTCAATTCCGGTGGATGTGCTTAAGGAGAAGGGGGAGAAGCTGCTCCCCTGTAATAAGGATAAGCTGATCATATTCTACTGCGGCGGCGTTACCTGAGGCATGAGTCCCAAATCCGCCGGTCTGGCGAAGAAATGGGGATGGAAGAATGTGCGGGTGTATATTGAAGGGATGCCTGCATGGAAAAAGAGCGGGAACTATACCGTATCCACGCCCGATTATGTGAGGACGGCCAAT
It includes:
- a CDS encoding rhodanese-like domain-containing protein: MNNRGWTKRTTVVAAMIFAFSLGLAGNVSAEAPAAKAEADGALEIKGQVKAVSNKAKTISVTVGGKGVVVVRFDDATEFVNFEKTKEIQPPTGVLVKYKTVGPDKVATYIKKTLITLPSGVTEIKTKEVAELVAKGSVEGDYCLIDSRPAKIAAAEHIPTAVSIPVDVLKEKGEKLLPCNKDKLIIFYCGGVT